TTACAATAAAGTTGAAAGGCTTGCTATCTGCAGGAGATCCATCCGCTGCATCTAAGCCCTTGGGTGGTAAAACTATGCTCCTCGGTGGAGATTTCAGACAGATATTACCTGTAATTCCTAAGGGAACTCGACAAGACACCGTCAATGCTTCGATAAGCAAGTCCTACTTGTGGCACTCAGCACAAGTACACACCTTGAGCATCAACATGACACTGAGACAAGCTGACAAGAAATTTGCGGAATGGATCTTGAGTGTTGGGAATGGAACGACGGCCACTGTGGAAACATATGCAGGGAGTCATGAGGATGGAGAAAAGATTGTAATAGCAGATGAGTTTATGCTTCTAAAGAGTGATAACCCGTATCAGTTAATATCAGATGCTGCATATCCAAACTTCGTCGAAAACTACTTAAACCGGTCCTACTTGACCGATAGAGCTATTTTAGCACCAACTAATGCAAGTGCACAAGAGATGAACTCTTACCTACTGTCTAAGGTTCCATCTGCAGAAAAGGAATATCTAAGTTCTGATACAATTTCCTTCGAATCAACCCCTACAGACGATTGGACAAAGAACTACACGCAA
This genomic stretch from Brassica napus cultivar Da-Ae chromosome C9, Da-Ae, whole genome shotgun sequence harbors:
- the LOC106363032 gene encoding uncharacterized protein LOC106363032 — protein: MLLGGDFRQILPVIPKGTRQDTVNASISKSYLWHSAQVHTLSINMTLRQADKKFAEWILSVGNGTTATVETYAGSHEDGEKIVIADEFMLLKSDNPYQLISDAAYPNFVENYLNRSYLTDRAILAPTNASAQEMNSYLLSKVPSAEKEYLSSDTISFESTPTDDWTKNYTQEYLNSLEYSGLLTHKLCLKVGAPVMMLCNLNQRNGLCNGTRMVVSRLGHRVLEAQIMTGTHVGEGVLIPRIQLSPNDSLHPFNFRRRQFPIRLCYDY